Part of the Xanthomonas sp. SI genome is shown below.
TGACCAGCGTGCGCAAGGCCGACTGGGATTCGTTCCGGGTCAATTTCTTCCTGTTGCTCAACGCCGGCGCGGTGCAGGACGCGCCGTACAACCTGATCTCCGCGTTCCACCTGCCGCGCGGTTCGGCGGCGCAATTGAGCGGGCTCAGCCGCACCTATCCGAACGTGTCGCTGCTGGACATCGACGCGATCCTGGGGCGGGTGCGCGAGGTGATCGACCAGGTGGCGCAGGCGGTGCAACTGGTGATGGGCTTCAGCCTGCTGGCCGGCGTGCTGGTGTTGCTGGCAGCGCTGCAGGCCACCGCCGGCGAGCGCCGCTACGACAGTGCGGTGCTGCGCACGCTGGGCGCACGCCGCGGCCAGTTGCGCGGCGCGGTGCTGGTGGAATTCGGCGCGCTCGGCCTGCTCGCGGCGATCCTGGCGGTCGGCGCGGCGGCAGGGATCGGCGTGGTGGTGGCGCAGCAAGCGTTCCAACTGACGCTGTCGCCGCCGTGGCCGGCGCTGCTGCTGGGCGGGGTCGGCGGCGTGCTGCTGAGCCTGCTCGCCGGCTGGTCGGGCACGCGCCGCATCCTGCGCACGCCGCCGGCGCTGGCGCTGCGCGAGAACTGAGCGCGCGCTGAGTCCAAGGTGCGCGCGTGGCAATCGCTGCGCGCAGTGCCAAGGCGGCCGCAGGCGTGCGCAGCCGCCACCGTCGGCACCCGGCGACAGCGCGCAAGACGGATGCTGCAACCGCCTCCGCTTGCCGGCACAATCGCAATTCCCATGCAGAACGTGCCTGGCCGATGAGCGACACCCTCTCCCGCAACGGCGTGCCGTACCTGGCCTGCATCATGGCCGAGACCCGCAGCGGCCAGTACTACATCGCCACCGCACCGACGCCGCAGGCGCTCGATGGCGTGGGCAAGACCCTGCGCGAGCGCAACAGCGTGCGTGGGCAAACCGAAGATCCGGTCGCGATCCTCGCGGTGTGGTACGAGGAGTGCGAGAACGAAGTGGCCGCCTTGCTGCGCGCCGCGGAGATCTCCCGGCTCAGCCATTGCTGGCAGCGCGGCCTGATCGAGTCGTTCAATCCGCAGTGGCTCGACCTCAGCGGGCTGTCGGTCGGTTTTCCATGGATCTTCACCCTGCCCGAGCG
Proteins encoded:
- a CDS encoding endonuclease gives rise to the protein MSDTLSRNGVPYLACIMAETRSGQYYIATAPTPQALDGVGKTLRERNSVRGQTEDPVAILAVWYEECENEVAALLRAAEISRLSHCWQRGLIESFNPQWLDLSGLSVGFPWIFTLPERKGLSYHLVTDL